In Gossypium raimondii isolate GPD5lz chromosome 12, ASM2569854v1, whole genome shotgun sequence, a single window of DNA contains:
- the LOC105765350 gene encoding homeobox-leucine zipper protein ATHB-12 encodes MANPCHLREKSTRVSNRFPIKHQQEVFSPSKPASDQVQAHPSDTLSTTYRHIVSESYIMFIYTLALLHLSLLHTLCPVIIYHTMLANKEQLHTAAVKMELGLSGLDHLDMRHHPITNIKSSNRNKRRFSDEQIRSLEVMFESDSRPESLIKQQLANELGLQPRQIAIWFQNRRARSKAKQIERDYNVLKESYDALSSSYESLKRENQALRIQLQKLKGQLEMEHENQQHCGPNRADENSGNAKPENGSTILDTNEKVTILFEGYDRLLPCDDNSRNVESKDGDRVALDMIEATNGSLTSSEKWCRFESNCFLDESSCSSNWWEYW; translated from the exons ATGGCCAATCCATGTCATTTGAGAGAGAAATCCACAAGGGTGTCCAACCGGTTCCCGATAAAGCATCAACAAGAGGTATTTTCCCCATCAAAACCGGCTTCAGATCAAGTTCAGGCCCACCCCTCGGATACCCTCTCCACCACTTATAGGCACATCGTTTCCGAAtcatatattatgtttatatacaCCCTAGCTCTCCTCCATCTTAGTTTGCTTCACACTCTCTGCCCTGTAATAATATACCATACCATGTTGGCAAATAAAGAGCAGCTCCACACTGCGGCGGTGAAGATGGAACTTGGTTTATCAGGTTTAGATCACCTGGATATGCGCCACCACCctattacaaatattaaatccAGCAATAGGAACAAGAGAAGATTCAGTGATGAACAAATCAGGTCACTTGAAGTCATGTTCGAGTCGGACTCGAGACCAGAGTCACTGATAAAACAGCAGCTAGCTAATGAGCTTGGACTACAGCCTCGACAGATTGCCATCTGGTTCCAGAATAGGAGAGCTAGATCAAAAGCTAAGCAAATTGAGCGAGATTACAACGTTTTGAAAGAGAGTTATGATGCTCTTTCTTCTAGCTATGAATCCTTGAAACGAGAAAATCAAGCCTTACGTATCCAG CTGCAAAAACTGAAGGGTCAGCTTGAAATGGAACATGAAAACCAACAACACTGTGGACCAAACAGAGCAGATGAAAACAGTGGTAATGCCAAACCCGAGAATGGGAGTACTATACTCGACACAAACGAGAAGGTTACCATCCTATTCGAAGGATATGACCGTTTGCTTCCATGCGATGACAATAGCAGAAATGTCGAGAGCAAGGACGGAGATAGGGTGGCTCTGGACATGATAGAAGCAACCAATGGTTCCTTGACTTCATCAGAAAAATGGTGCCGCTTCGAGTCCAATTGTTTCCTAGACGAGTCAAGTTGTAGTTCAAACTGGTGGGAGTACTGGTGA